The Quercus lobata isolate SW786 chromosome 4, ValleyOak3.0 Primary Assembly, whole genome shotgun sequence genome segment CAAATTCAACAATTGAAGGGCTATGATGCAGGTCAGCAGAGCCTTCACAATTAGACACATCTTTATCTCGAGGAACAAATATGGAATCAAAATTAGGGAAAACACCTGCCAAAAATATGAATCAGAGTCACAACCAAAGatgaaagagggaaaaaaaaccaaacaaatggAATGTAATCTGTATTTACCGCAAGAGAGAGGCCGAGGTGGAAGAACTAATAAACATCGAGGAGGAAGGAAAGCAAGCCGGCCCAACCAACCCAGAATATGAAGTCCTAAAACTTGACTTATACAATCTGTCACtggaagaaaaaatatatatattaacagaTAACTGATAAGGGCAAGCAGCAAGTTAGCAACAACAAAGCAAGAGAAACATAAACTATAAAGATACGGTGGgtgagagggggggggggtgttgggcTGGGCAGGGCAGTAATTGTAGGATACATAGCAAATGTGTACATGCGCAAGAAAATACCTTCAGTACAAGTGTCTCCAGCAGCAGTAATCTGCCTCCAGATCTCAGCCTGTCCGCAATGAATCTCAGCCTGGACCATAAAATGGTTTTTCTGCTTCTGGGTCACCTTCAACTACTTCCACTCCAATATAATATCCTTCCTTATAATCTCCTGATTTTAcaatacaaacaaaaattatagaTAAACCCAGTTGgagaacaaaattaaatacTGAAACTTGGCAAAGATAAGAGGATCTCTGGGATATGGAGAACATCATTTTGGCATCTAAAATTTGATATGGTGTAGAACTCTAATATGTGGACACAATTATTAGGCCGCTTGTCTTGTGCCACATCAGCTAGTTTTctcattttggaaaattatactGACCTCTCCCAAGATTTTCCGTTGTtatacaccttttttttttattttttttattaaatatgagCTATTTACATTGATCTCCAACTAAAtggttgaaaaaataattatattttgtgATGGCCAGAGGGAGGATAGGCatatttgtgaatttttatttatttatttattttatttgcagAGGGTATGTAAATTAGTAACTAATCACAGAAACATGGTTGCTTGGTCTGCTGTGCAAGAATCGTCTACTTCTACAGGTAAGTAGTTGCATTCTCatctaatattatataatttgtaACAGTTAAATTGTACAAGTTAAATCAATTCAAGAAAACTACAAATGTCTTGAAATTACCAGTGGCTGCCGAAACAAAGGAGGTGAAGACAGCTCAAGAAGAAGCTCCAGCAAAGGCCAAACCTCCAGCAAAAGCTACGGCCAAGCCACTGCCTCAGTTAATGGAGGAGGATATCATCCCTTCATTGAAAGCAATACTTGAAGCTCAACCTGATCTTTCTGAAATTGAACTATCTTTCCAAGACAACAGggtgagtgtttttttttttactatttgaatCCTACAAACTGATATGTAGCAatcgcaaaaaaaaaattcggacacttatttattatgttgttaaaGTGAGGTCAATCACATTTAGCtttagtattttcctttctattttttcaaaaattctctTGGATTGATTCCTGTGTTTATCATGAAATCCCTCTTCaaatctctccttttttttaactGAGAAGATATTAGAGACTAACAATTATATGAATAAAGaggtcaaatttggttcatAACATATTCTCCAGTCAAAACCAATTCTATTTGGTAAAACATCACATtcagtaaaagaaaaaagaaagctgatatcttttaatttttgctaacTAACACCTTATATCTTTTTTGCTAACTAACACCTACAATTTTTGCTAACACCTTATATCTTTTACTAGGGGGGAAAATGATTCACAATTACTTTTGTAAGGTCATATGTTCTGGAGTCTTACAACTATAggtttataaaaaagaaaaaaaaaaaaaactccttacCTCCTTTAACTTTTCAGGACCCACTTCCACCAACTCTTCAACTGTGCTGTAATAATCAAGATGAATTACAGTGTGCTGAGCAGGAACACTTATTTAAGCTAGGGGGTGGATAAATCAAGGcacaaaagtaaaagaaatgtAACCTTGGCAAGTCCCTCCCCTTCATTTTCTGCTAGGGCCTTTGTGTTAGCCACCAAATTTTGGGTCTTGGGATTGCTTACTTCAAATCCCTCTTtttcagctttctcccttgcTTAAGCctgaaaattttagatatttagTCAAAATTGCTGCCTATTAACCAGGACTGCTGATAGGAGCTCTTGTTTTCATATACATGGGAAAGGAATATTTTATACGTATAATGGGAATATAATTAGCAAAGTGAACAAAAAACAGGTATTACATTAGTGCCACTCTAGTACACCGGAGGTattcatgataaaaaaaaaaatattatcacagACCAAATAAGCTTATTTTACAATGAGACAAGTCAAACAACATCTCAGCAACCCCAACTCCAGAACTCAGTGAAGGCTTCTTGACCATAACATCAGCTCCAACATAATTTCCTATGTCAACTTACTAAACTAACTAAGTTTCAgcaaatttacaatttttttttttgaagtaagaTGTAGTATTTTTGCAATATCTGAGACTTTAGTTTATTGAACTTGACTAACAATTATTATATGGGATCAGTAGCAATGTCTAAAGCAACTGAAAAAACCTACAGAGTTGTCTTCTATGTTGGATGTTGGGGTTTCCCCTGAGTCATGTCTTGCAGCCATTAAGGAACTTGTACCAGGAGATTCTGGCGGAAACACAGTATATTTTTCAGCATATATCCGAGGAGGGATAATGGGCTCTGGTGGTGAAATAGTAGACAGATAATGCAAGAGCATCTGTATAATTTGCCTGAAGTTTGGTCGAGTGTTTGGGTCCTCTCTCCAATGGGACAATGTGAATCCTTGTGGCACACATTGCAAAATAAATTACCTGATGGCCTAATCATTGAGATtcatacaaaaacaaataaggATGTTAGACCCCTTTCTAGAATAAATTATGCTTATtgtacattccattccattcaatGTCAAAGTTTGAAACTAATGGATAGATATAAATTAGGACTACAAGAGCAATTTTAGAACAGTTAGACTTTCAAGACGTTCTTAGGTAAGGCAAAAGCAAAATGAACAAATACAACCCATGCTGTCAGctttcaaagatattcaaagATATAGACAAGAAATTGCATCATTCTAACTAAAAGTGGAATAGTTTGTATGGATTACAATTAAGTACACTGACTTTcactgacttttttttttttaatttgttgttaggctttgttttttactttgcttattttgcttcttttttaagccacacccttttttttttggtacaattCTACTTTtgttcaaattcttttttaagCAAATAAAGCCACCAGAAATAAGCTATATGGTATAGGCATATACTAAACCAACAAGAATTTCATAGAGCTGATGAATGTTAGTTCCTTTTCTCTATGATATCCAAACAAGGAAATTAATATTTGGTGGGAGTTTAAATAATGGAACGATAAACCCCATCATTTTagattttccgtaaaatatgAATTCCTTTATCTAAAGCcaatataaaggaaaatatattCAATCACAAGACCAAGGGCTTCATTTAAGTTTTGCTAACCTCATCAAAAGTTAATCCACCAATTTTTGAGACACTTCCACAAAATGAAAGATCAACAATCTCCTTCCCTAATCCATAAATCTCAAATATCTGTGCACCACAATAACTATAAGACCAGAAACTAGTAAGTGGAGTTGCCAACATGACTGCATACATTATGAACTTAAAAAGCACAGCTGTAAACTGAcctatttaaaacaaaaaaacatacaatGTGGACCATgtaaatcaaataattattgtGGCAGAACTTATATAACTgactacaaaatatatatatatatataaataaataaataaataaataaaaagagttaaTACCTAGAAAGCAATGAGATTCCCATTTTGGAAAGAATTTTGAGAAGACCGGATTTAACAGCCTGAAATAATTAGAAACAATCAGTATAAAATAGTAAAGCAATGGAATAGAGCAACATTTTTTTCTATTGAAACCACAGATAAACCAGAAGTGGATAATTCTTAAGGTGGAACTCACTAAAATTAATCATCAAGTTTTAACGCACTTGACATAAGTGCCTGGATTGAATTGGGCCAACACACGCTATGGGAACAATATTACATGAATTGCATTAGAAAATTACagcaaaatattttcatccCTAAAATATTCCTTCTAATATTGATGTACTGACCTTGCAAAAGTTCTTTTGAGCCTGCTCAATTGTTACAGTAGGCATCTTTCCATTCCTCATCAAATTTACGGTTTTATTACTCAGACGCCACTGTCGGCATGTTTCTAATGCCAAGTATGGACATATGGCACtgaaaaaataattcaagaGATATAGTGTTAAGCattttcaagataaaaaataGACATAAAAGTATCAACAAGCCCAAATAATGGAATCAAGATGAAGAAGAGGATTCTGATTCAGAGGGATGTAGAACCCTCTAAGATCTTTTCATAAGACAGTTTGGTCAAGCATTAACACAACCAAACGTGCATGTAAAACAGGAACAGAAGTTAATATACAttgtttagcaaaaacaaaacaaaaaaaaaaaaaaggagttattatacatttaaagcatttttacaatattctaCACTGTTAGAGGGATTTAATCAGCTACTGAGACATTTCCAGAAAGTAATCTTGTCCCTGCAACTTATagctttactttcaagaaactattcctacttttttttttttataagtaataaaatctGTTCCTTCATTTACAGAAATACACTTTGTTCTATTTTATGTATGCCGTACAAATGCCAAGAGCCTCATGGCTCAGTAGCATTGTATGCTCCTCTCCATGGAGAGAGTatgggttcaaatccccctccccatttgtaagtaaaaaaaaattaaagcagttaaaaaaaaattgcaataattaaattataatatatattgattattaattttttgcttcTCACAGTGGGATCAGCTATAAACgatctattttttttcataggtGTCAACTATAAAGGATCTATGAAATTGTCTAAGATAATGCAACTAACACACAGAAAGTGAATTTATCTGAGAACATTTTAGAGTAACTGGTATCAGACCAAATAAAATAATgctttaagaaaatattaacaagaaacaatatttgttaatttttttcaacaaataaaaagaaatccattatttaaaaattttcacaagGGAAAAATTACCTTGCACCAAATCCAACCAAACAGGCAAACTGATGAGTGCTGAAGCATTGTGCAGTCTCTGCAACAATAGAAGCTGACATTCGCAATCCATTCTGAATAAGATGCTGATGAACCGCACCAACAGCCAGAAGTATTGGAACTGCCAGACGAGTTGGTTCCtggaagaaaaaggaacaatGCATTGCtcgaaaataagaaaatcagtCCACAAAAAAGTTTCCTCCCAGGCTTTAATGAGGATTACGTTAAAGTACCACACACACGCACATATatatgtgcgtgtgtgtgtgtttacgTAAAAACTCATGCATACACACTAGAACATGACCCACTACATGTAGGACAAATGGCAATCGTTTTCATAACatacaatattttataaagccataaaactttatcaagaaaaatgCAGGACAACGAATAATAATCAGGAAGTTCAAACATCGGTATGATCAGAATAATGCTAGTAGTGAACTAGAAAAGTTTCTGTTCAATGGTCATTTAActaaatataattctttttaacTTAATAAATTTAACTCATGCTCACAGTAGATATAAACTCTCAATGAGCTAAAAAAAGGATTGAgatataaaaacaaagataacTTCAGGATGAATACAGAGGTAAGGCGAAAGTTTTTTACCAGCACATCAGAACGGTCTGACAGAACAAGCAGTTGGGAACCATTTCGAACAGCTTCATCAGCAGCTTcactatatatatttagtgTCTTTTCCAAGGAACCATCAACTCCTTTACGAATATCAAAAAATGTTGGCAAAACTTGAGGTTTCAAAGAGGGATCATTTAGCAAGGACTCAAGCTCCCCTTCATTCAGTACGGGACTGGACAAAATAACCTGCTCCatggcaaaaaattataacgtgcagttcaaaatttgaaaactgaaaGCATTACATTATCATTTTACCTAAAAGTCAATTCAAATTAATTGTTAAAAACACCATTAATATGGCAGAAAGAGAGATCCTAACAAACCTGTGAAGCATTTTCAGGTCCAACCTAGAAAGAGTGAGGTGTTTTCTAAGCTAAGTGCTGATCATCACTTAGGGTCAGAAACTCCAATTCTCGAGTGTCCTCCTTTGTTTCTTGATAAACCCACATCAAATAATTAGGAATGTTTTGAAAGcattaaaagaattaaataaataaataaaaaagtgatttcagagagcgagagagagagagaacctctATGGGATGCTAATACTAATACATTTTACGCTTATGATGTCTCGTATAGTGTCTGGTATGTGGGAGAGGGGGTACTACATCTCCTTCGTGAGGCTCCTCATGTTGTTGCAAAGATGAAGTTACAACCAAACAATGGATTACATGAATTCCAATACCAACCATAACAGTAGTTACTCGATATTTATTACATTAAATGATTTGTCATACCGTGGGGCCAGCGTTGTGTCCTGCTTTGTGACCACTTGTCCCACAAGGAGGTGCTTTCATTGTACGTTTAGGTCGACCTTGTGGGGGTGACTGTAACCCAACAACCTGCTCATTCTCAACATGCACAGCTGGTTGTTTTGCTTGACTCCCAACAACTGCGGGGGAGGATGGTGTAGCAAATGAAATGTGAGTGCCCGTACTCATGGGATCTATATGCAGTCTAGGAGTGGGCATGAATGACATGGAGTGACTATGGGGCGGTACATGGTCTATATGACCAATGTTGTACGATGGGGATTGCGTGTGCATGACAGGAGGGGTTTGATTGAAATCAGGGCCGAGATCAAAGGATGGTGGAGTAAATGAAAGATGAGCAGGATCAAAAAATGTATGTGAGGTGTGTGAAGGGATCTCGGGGTGAAAAGATGCATGAGTAGTGGGTAGAGAGATATCTAGGTCAGAAACTGCATGAGCAGTATGTGGAGGGATCTCTGGGGAAGGAGATGCATGTGGAGGTGGAGGGAACTCTGGGGCAGGAGATGCACATGGGGGTGGAGGGAGATCTGCCCTACTGACAACCTGATGGGATGCAGCACGCTGACCATGGCTATGGCTGGCACGAGTTGAGCTCGTGCTTGGTCGTCCAGTATCTTCTGGCGCTTCTGGATTTGCCCCATCGATATCTTCCAACGGAAGTCGAGCAGTTATACGGTGAAGGCGTTCCACTGTCTTAAGTATAGCTGAAATATGGTTGTACTCAGGACTGCCTACTGTATAAAGTTTCAACAACTTCTTGTGACTGGCAAcctgaaagtaaataaatacaattagtACATCATATTGAAGTTCCTGATAcgcaacaaaaattgaaaagaaaggtCAAAGCAATTACCATAATAATAAGTGAAGCCGAAGTGTGGTCGACGAACCTCCAAGTCACCCTATCGTACCAATCGAAGTATGGATGAGCAGACGACATATCACCCTCTAGTCGTGCTCCAGGACATAGAGATCGTGCTCGAGTATTCCATACTCGGATATGGCCATAATGTCTGTCCCTCCAATTCACCTCCATCTTCCCCCTCAAGTCTATGGCATGAAGGGCTTCGTCAGTATCAACATATGGGGGGTGGGGGTTCTTGTACCATCCCGAACTGACGAACAACACGGTCCGGTGTATGTTTCTCTACTAGCCAGAAACATACAAGCGGTACCCTCGCCGTCCATACATCCCTTCCGGCGACACAAAACGCAGGCAGGTGAGCTAATTCAGCTTCATATGGTTGCCACACCACCTAAAATAGTCAAATCAAAGGGCAGCACATTATGCAATGTTCCATATCTATGAGCTCTTTTACATTTATAAATACAATAGTCATAAACAATAGTCATAAACAATAGTCATAAACAATAGAATAAACACAATGTTGGTACCTGCTTTGGATGCATACAATCTAAAAGCTGACGGTACCGGACCAGACAGATTTCGGCGGGGCTATTCAAGGTGTTCACAACCCACACAGTCCTACAATTGCGAAAGAGGGAGTCAATACTTGGAATTGAGAATATGAAgtaatcaacaacaacaaatgatgGGCAATCGTAAATTTAACAGTACATACCACTAAGATTATACTAATAAATGATTATCTAAACATATGATTagtggtggagctaaaaattaaTGAGACTTATATTATACATCAATCATAACATATGACCTCCGTGGTTGTCAAACGatatataaaaaacataaataaaaatcctattaaTGAGTCACAATTAGAAGAATATCaaggttaaaattttattttctatgtctAACAATGTGTTTAAAATTATGGATCTATTTCCAATAAAGAGAATCAGCCAAGGAAGAGACTTACTTAATAGACAATGGAGAAGGTGCAAATGGTGGGCCATATGCACCATCTAGTGGGAGGTCCATCCTTGGGCACAAAAAAGGGAATCTAACCCATGCCCAATACTGAATTAGCAACAAGGCCCCACCAATCTGACTAGCACCTCTGTCAGTTGCCCTGCATAACTCTCTGTACAGCCATGCAAGGCAAGCGCTCCCCCAACTGTATTGAGGTGGATTCCGAAGGTCCCTCAGCATCTGCAACCACATCGTATGCACCCTATCGCCAGACTTGTCGGCGAAAATTGTGTCTGCCAGGAGTGCTAGGATATAACACCGTGCATATTGATGCACAACCACCTCTGCTGCATCATCGGGCAACCCTTCGTCAATTTTTTCTAGTAGCTTCTTAATTTGGATCCTTTGTCCTTTAAGCGTGGTGTTATTAGTAGCAATTCCAAGCAGACTCCGACATTCATCCTTCCATGTCAAGTCAGTTGTTCCAACAATTGCCTCACCATCGATTGGAATCCCGAAAAGAACCTCCATATCTTGTAATGTGATCGTTGTCTCACCATGTGGCAGGTGGAAGGTGTGGGTTTCAGGCCGCCATTGCTCAACGAAGGCCGTGATCAGGTTATGATCAATCTCTCTACCTAGAGTCCTATACAGCCCCTCTAATCCAACTCTTTTCACAATGTCGACGATACGATCATCCACCACTATCCGGCATCGTTTTCGAAACTCGTCATTACGACCGCGGCATTTCAGTGGCCCTAGATCCTGCACATGATAGAACTATGGTGATGAGATGCAATATGCCATAACCTTTGTATATATGATTGTAGTTATTgatcccaaaaaacaaaaataaagcagTTATGAAGGGACCTTAAAATATcaaccccaaaaagaaaaaaaaaaaccaaaaaaaaaagcaacaacgggagaaaaataaaaggatgcAATGCACTTTATACATTTGTCTAGTAATGAAAGGCTTCCCATGCGACCAGCCTATTGCTGCCTCTAAACCAGGAAAAGTTAGATGGAAAATAAACAACCTAAATAGGGGAAAGTAAAAGAAACTAGAGGCAAAGGCTAGCATTCTCaataataacaagaaaaattacTGCAACAACCACAACCTGAACAACTTCTTGCCAAGCAACAATAAAATTATCACAGGTCACATtgcttcaaacaaaaataactctTATGAGCCTAGGATTGCTTTGTTCATGTATGCACAGACATCGAGTTCACGTACACAACACATTCATGTACGCAACACATTTAAACGTACTCTTACTGACATCTTCATTTCTACACAATTTTAAGAGTTTGTAAATCATGGCATTTTTTGCTGGTCCTgacatttgtttttctttcctgTAACTAAGCACAAATTGTTCAATTGTTTCATCTAGGTGATTAGAGGCCTTGTCATAGACAAAGAGAGTGGTAACTTGGTTAAGGCTAATTGATTTGGTTATGTAAAGAGGGCTATGCATGGCACCAAAATGCTATCCACTCGGGCTGTAAGGTATGTATTTAAAACTTGTTAGCTTGATTATGGAAATTGTTATAAGGAAAGTTGCCAACCTAGTTTCTGAACTGTGGAGCACTGGTGAGGTCTAATTGCACACACACAAAGTATACACCGAGATTATTAATTGGCTAGAATATGCTTATACAAAATGTTGATCATGACCATTCTTTTGGGgagacaaaataaataaataaggccAAGTTATTATAAGCACATGGACACAGTATCGTCAGTGTTTAGCAGGAGACTTAATATACTTATAAGTCTCAATTGAgttcagtttatttatttatttatttttgatgtgATTAGTTTAATTCATTGCATTCTACATAGCAATTTTAGCATCACAAGATTGTAATGTAACAATGAATCATTACTGCTGTTGTGGtaagtaataagtaataacattCTTTTAATAATGCTGGTTCATCATTCTTCTATTGAGGGTTGCCTGgctgcatttaattttttacatattGGAATGTTTGGAACATAACTATGATCCTTTTAGCctaaatttcatacttttagCATTAGCTTCATCTCAAAGTGTTTTGAAATGGTTTTCTAGATGAAAGAGTGAATGGTAGCAAAGTGTCCACCCACACTAACAGTCAACCAATCTAACTTAACCCAACTAATGCGCATGACCATGCATTGAAAGCTAGTAATACCATTGACACTTAGAATTTCAgaaatgggaagaaaaaaaaaaatcaacataatgTAAAAGGATAAGAAGAGAATATTCAGCAGGTGGtcggttttaatttttaccttgCCTTCCCAAACAGCGCACGCTCGATGTGTTTTTATAAACCTTAACATCGAATCGTCAATGGGCCCAGGACCAAACTCATCAGGGAGCTGAGCAGGAACAGCAGCCATACTGCACGAAGTTTAGGGAGTCAAGAGTAATATAATCACATGTTAAATTGGCAAGGAAAGTGATGAACAAGAAAATGATTCAGTTTATTTTGACAACAAGCAGATGGTCCTCTTTACTCATCAAATTAATTTGGGCTACAATGAAGTTTTACAAAAGGTGACAAAAAGAATGAAGGAAAATCATATCCGCGTTGATTAATTTGGGCTACCCACATAGTTCGCCTTACTATTTTCCCTCCTACAAAATGGACCCTACAGTTACGTGCTACATAAAAGatctgaaaaaattaaaaagggggGAGGAGTTTGTGGGGTGGGTTCTTatcaaagtttctaaaattgatTGTCTGAACTCATAACAAAACATCCAAACCAGGGTACAATGGTGAACAAAGCCTTTACCCTACCACCCCAACACAAGTAGGTACGAAAAATCTCATTTCTACACTTCATCCTACCAAACATAATGTAAGAAATCATAAAATCATTTCAACATTGCCTATGTAGATTCATGTGAAAACTATGCAGAAGAAGTGAAGAACCAGATGTTAAAAATACGACAATATAATGCAAATTTTAAATACCAggacaataaataaataaaaaatcttcaatAACAGCAATGTATAGTAAAGCAAATGAACAAAGGTAACAAAGCAAACATGGCAGCCAAGATTTGAAATGCAGCAACATAGTAGAATCATTACCTGCAATATCACTATGCAACTACCTTCACTAAAAGCTTATGTTGTGAAGCCTTTTGAAGCCTATTCCTGCAAGGTATAAAATGCAATTAGCACctcaaatatgtatatatatggatGAACATCATTTCTATGCTTAtataaagaaggaagaaaggaaaataaatttctagacaggcattttaatatatatgatgaatttcatattgtaatatttaggagagccttttttttataagaataattttattgaaaaaaagacTACATACAAAAAGCACAAAGCAGCCAAAACAATtacacgaaaaaaaaaaattatgttcaatAAGAAAGAGACTATAAATACAGGAATGGCGTCACTAGTTGTGAATCCCCATGCGtgagaccaatcaaacaaagacCATAAAACCAAAAGACcataaaacaatataaaaaaaggaataagaCATTTAATGAAAGTTAAAGCATCATGAAATATGTGGAACTgccaaaaatgaagaaatatgcTGATCTGAGAACTAAAACGATTAATTGGAAAGAGGAGCATTAATGGCAAAGTCCATTTACAGTTGTATGAGCAGTTAATAtcgtaattttttaattttcaaatgatGAGAAATCTATCAATAGATTCTTTACATATACATATGCATAAAGAAAATCCCTGCCCTCTCGTTCAATGCCTAACAGAAAACCAAGATTAAAGAGATGTTTTTATTCAGGTGTAGGTCATATTAAACAGGAGAGTTGCCTCCT includes the following:
- the LOC115987308 gene encoding uncharacterized protein LOC115987308, which gives rise to MVQAEIHCGQAEIWRQITAAGDTCTEVTDCISQVLGLHILGWLGRLAFLPPRCLLVLPPRPLSCGVFPNFDSIFVPRDKDVSNCEGSADLHHSPSIVEFDETSSQISCRDAQSSSELSIPKSPPALLKGSVTTLNVDVLEQTVLPLQNQLLTHLESMNLLQHKSMTQVVESTFIVLDRLLVNYTPF
- the LOC115986090 gene encoding uncharacterized protein LOC115986090, producing MEVNWRDRHYGHIRVWNTRARSLCPGARLEGDMSSAHPYFDWYDRVTWRFVDHTSASLIIMVASHKKLLKLYTVGSPEYNHISAILKTVERLHRITARLPLEDIDGANPEAPEDTGRPSTSSTRASHSHGQRAASHQVVSRADLPPPPCASPAPEFPPPPHASPSPEIPPHTAHAVSDLDISLPTTHASFHPEIPSHTSHTFFDPAHLSFTPPSFDLGPDFNQTPPVMHTQSPSYNIGHIDHVPPHSHSMSFMPTPRLHIDPMSTGTHISFATPSSPAVVGSQAKQPAVHVENEQVVGLQSPPQGRPKRTMKAPPCGTSGHKAGHNAGPTVGPENASQVILSSPVLNEGELESLLNDPSLKPQVLPTFFDIRKGVDGSLEKTLNIYSEAADEAVRNGSQLLVLSDRSDVLEPTRLAVPILLAVGAVHQHLIQNGLRMSASIVAETAQCFSTHQFACLVGFGASAICPYLALETCRQWRLSNKTVNLMRNGKMPTVTIEQAQKNFCKAVKSGLLKILSKMGISLLSSYCGAQIFEIYGLGKEIVDLSFCGSVSKIGGLTFDEVSKT